From Pseudomonas fluorescens, one genomic window encodes:
- a CDS encoding SDR family oxidoreductase — MPVALITGCSSGIGRALADAFKQAGYEVWATARKVEDVAFLAAAGFTAVQLDVNDGPALEQLSERLNQQHGGLDLLINNAGYGAMGPLLDGGVAAMQRQFETNVFSIVGVTRALFPVLRRSKGLVVNIGSVSGVLVTPFAGAYCASKAAVHALSDALRMELAPFGIRVMEVQPGAIASSFAKNAGAEAEQLISEQSPWWPLREGIRARAKASQDKPTPASEFAADLLKAAQQDQPPRLLRLGNGSRALPLLAALLPKGLLEWVLMKRFGLRGSL, encoded by the coding sequence ATGCCCGTTGCGTTGATCACCGGTTGTTCCAGCGGCATTGGCCGCGCCCTGGCCGATGCCTTCAAACAGGCCGGCTACGAGGTCTGGGCCACGGCGCGCAAGGTTGAAGACGTGGCGTTCCTGGCGGCCGCCGGCTTCACCGCAGTGCAACTGGACGTCAACGACGGACCGGCACTCGAGCAGTTGAGTGAACGCCTCAACCAGCAGCACGGCGGCCTCGACCTGTTAATCAACAATGCCGGTTACGGCGCCATGGGGCCACTGCTCGATGGCGGCGTGGCGGCGATGCAGCGTCAATTCGAGACCAACGTGTTTTCCATCGTTGGCGTGACCCGCGCGCTATTCCCCGTGTTACGTCGCAGCAAGGGCCTGGTGGTGAATATCGGCAGCGTCTCCGGTGTGCTGGTCACGCCATTCGCCGGCGCCTATTGCGCTTCGAAGGCAGCGGTCCATGCACTGAGTGATGCACTGCGCATGGAGCTGGCGCCATTCGGCATCCGCGTGATGGAAGTGCAGCCCGGTGCGATTGCCTCAAGCTTTGCAAAGAACGCCGGCGCCGAGGCCGAGCAGTTGATCAGCGAGCAATCGCCGTGGTGGCCGCTACGCGAAGGCATTAGGGCAAGGGCCAAGGCCTCCCAGGACAAGCCCACACCCGCCAGCGAATTTGCCGCCGACCTGCTCAAGGCTGCGCAGCAAGATCAGCCACCGCGCCTGCTGCGCCTGGGTAACGGCAGCCGCGCCCTTCCCCTGCTCGCCGCGCTGTTGCCCAAAGGCTTGCTGGAGTGGGTGCTGATGAAGCGCTTTGGTCTGCGCGGTTCGCTCTGA
- a CDS encoding LysR family transcriptional regulator encodes MDTLQNMRAFSCVAEAGSFTAAAVQLDTTTANVSRAVSNLEAHLQTRLLNRTTRRIALTEAGKRYLLRCEQILAYVEEAEAEASDAHARPAGQLKVHTMTGIGQHFVIDAIARYRKSHPDVTFDLTLANRVPDLLDEGYDVSIVLASELPDSGFVSQRLGITYSIACASPAYVKAHGCPTKPSDLLNHACLRLVSPVIPLEKWLFDGPDGQEMVTINSSPFLVNSADAMKTAITSGMGVGVLPLYAAIDGLRNGSLVRVMPNYRSQELNLYAIYPSRQYLDAKIKTWVEYLRGSLPEILSAHQAELAAYELSGTLGGARLTN; translated from the coding sequence ATGGACACCTTGCAAAACATGCGCGCCTTCAGCTGTGTCGCCGAGGCTGGCAGCTTCACTGCCGCCGCCGTGCAGCTCGATACCACCACAGCCAACGTCTCGCGCGCGGTCTCCAATCTGGAAGCCCACCTGCAAACCCGTCTGCTCAACCGCACCACCCGCCGCATCGCCCTGACCGAGGCAGGCAAGCGCTACCTGCTGCGCTGCGAACAGATCCTCGCGTATGTAGAAGAAGCCGAAGCCGAGGCCAGCGATGCCCATGCACGGCCCGCCGGGCAGTTGAAAGTGCACACCATGACCGGGATCGGCCAGCATTTCGTCATCGATGCCATCGCCCGCTATCGCAAGAGTCATCCGGATGTGACCTTCGACCTGACCTTGGCCAACCGTGTCCCGGATTTGCTCGACGAGGGCTACGACGTGTCCATCGTGCTTGCCAGCGAACTGCCGGACTCCGGTTTCGTCTCCCAGCGCCTGGGCATCACCTACAGCATCGCCTGCGCCTCGCCAGCCTACGTCAAGGCGCACGGCTGCCCGACCAAGCCCAGCGACCTGCTGAACCACGCCTGCCTGCGTCTGGTCAGCCCGGTGATTCCGCTGGAGAAGTGGCTGTTCGACGGTCCCGATGGCCAGGAGATGGTCACCATCAACAGCTCACCGTTCCTGGTGAACTCTGCCGATGCGATGAAAACCGCGATCACCAGCGGCATGGGCGTTGGCGTGCTGCCGCTGTATGCGGCGATCGACGGCTTGCGCAACGGCAGTCTGGTGCGGGTGATGCCCAACTACCGCTCGCAGGAACTGAACCTGTACGCGATCTATCCTTCGCGCCAATACCTGGACGCCAAGATCAAGACCTGGGTCGAATACCTGCGCGGCTCGCTGCCGGAAATTCTTTCGGCCCACCAGGCAGAATTGGCGGCCTATGAGCTGAGTGGCACCCTGGGCGGCGCGCGCTTGACCAATTGA
- a CDS encoding efflux RND transporter periplasmic adaptor subunit — MKKLFSLLATLLVLALALWIGRSLWVHYMNTPWTRDGRVRADIINVAADVTGEVVDVPVRDNQRVKKGDLLMQIDPEHYLLAVKQAQALVASRKATWEMRKVNAHRRADLDNLVISRENRDDASNIADSALADYQHAQAQLEAAQLNLKRTKVLAAVDGYVTNLNVHRGDYARIGEPKMAVVDMNSFWVYGFFEETKLPHVRVGDQAEMQLMSGEVLKGHVESISRGIYDRDNPESRELIADVNPTFNWVRLAQRVPVRIHIDEVPEGVLLAAGITCTVVVNL; from the coding sequence ATGAAAAAGCTTTTCAGTCTGCTTGCCACCTTGCTGGTGCTGGCCCTTGCGCTGTGGATCGGCCGCTCGCTGTGGGTGCACTACATGAACACCCCCTGGACCCGTGACGGCCGGGTGCGGGCCGACATCATCAACGTCGCCGCCGACGTCACGGGTGAAGTAGTCGACGTGCCGGTGCGGGATAACCAACGGGTGAAAAAGGGCGACTTGCTGATGCAGATCGATCCTGAGCATTACCTGCTCGCGGTCAAACAGGCGCAAGCGCTGGTGGCTTCGCGCAAGGCCACCTGGGAAATGCGCAAGGTCAACGCCCACCGGCGTGCCGACCTGGACAACCTGGTGATCTCCCGCGAGAACCGCGACGACGCCAGCAACATCGCCGACTCGGCACTGGCCGACTACCAGCACGCCCAGGCGCAACTGGAAGCCGCGCAATTGAACCTCAAGCGCACCAAAGTGCTGGCGGCAGTGGACGGTTATGTCACCAACCTCAATGTGCATCGCGGCGACTACGCACGCATCGGCGAACCGAAAATGGCCGTGGTCGACATGAACTCGTTCTGGGTCTACGGCTTCTTCGAAGAAACCAAGCTGCCTCACGTGCGGGTCGGTGACCAGGCCGAGATGCAATTGATGAGTGGTGAAGTGCTCAAGGGTCACGTGGAAAGCATTTCCCGCGGCATCTACGACCGCGACAACCCCGAGAGCCGCGAACTGATCGCCGACGTCAACCCGACCTTCAACTGGGTGCGCCTGGCCCAACGGGTGCCGGTGCGCATCCATATCGATGAAGTGCCGGAGGGCGTTCTGCTGGCGGCGGGGATTACTTGCACGGTGGTGGTGAATCTGTAG
- a CDS encoding FUSC family protein encodes MTPLPAPLRWLYSLEWRRGFFDWARSDGVTWVYIFKVLIAAFLTLWLAMRLELPQPRTAMITVFIVMQPQSGQVFAKSFYRFLGTLAGSAVMVALIALFAQNTELFLGALAIWVGICTAGAARYRNFRAYGFVLAGYTAAMVGLPALAHPEGAFMAAVWRVLEISLGILCSTLVSAAILPQTASAAMRNALYQRFGVFALFVTDGLRGRSQRDSFESRNVGFIAEAVGLEGLRSVTVFEDPHMRRRNGRLSRLNSEFMGITTRFNALHQLLERLRDTGADQVLAAIKPGLQDLAELLDGFSGRALTHADAARLASQLAAYKDGLPARVRSLRAAFEHSAPSDADQLDFHTAYELLYRFVDELHSYAQTHASLAEHRHEREQWDEPFTPKTNWLAAAASGIRASFILLVLGSYWVATAWPSGATMTLIAAATVGLSAATPNPKRMAFQMACGTFLGALIGFVEMFFIFPWIDGFPLLCVMLAPVIVLGAFLTSRPHYVGVGLGLLIFFSTGSVPDNLTIYNPYTFINDYIAMVIGMLVCAAAGAIILPPNSRWLWRRLEQDLRGQVVYAISGKLKGLATSFESSTRDLLHQAYGLAVGQPQVQRNLLRWMFVVLQVGHAIIELRKEQAILPVHPAYAESQPWRQAIRVMGRSLVRLFLQPGQSNLERALIAVDHAISRVQATDEPFAPHFDTSALRRVKSYLHFIRTSLLDPQSPLAALTAPQGPDHAS; translated from the coding sequence ATGACTCCCTTGCCTGCACCGCTGCGCTGGCTTTATAGCCTTGAGTGGCGCCGTGGATTTTTCGACTGGGCACGCAGCGATGGCGTGACCTGGGTCTACATCTTCAAGGTGTTGATCGCGGCCTTCCTGACCCTGTGGCTGGCCATGCGCCTGGAATTGCCGCAACCGCGCACGGCGATGATCACCGTGTTCATCGTCATGCAACCGCAAAGCGGCCAGGTGTTCGCCAAGAGCTTCTATCGCTTCCTCGGCACCCTGGCCGGATCGGCAGTAATGGTCGCGTTGATTGCCCTGTTTGCGCAGAACACTGAACTGTTCCTCGGGGCGCTGGCGATCTGGGTCGGTATCTGCACGGCCGGCGCTGCGCGCTATCGCAACTTCCGCGCCTACGGTTTTGTGCTCGCCGGCTACACCGCGGCGATGGTCGGCCTGCCGGCTCTGGCGCATCCTGAGGGGGCGTTCATGGCGGCCGTCTGGCGGGTGCTGGAAATCTCCCTGGGGATTCTCTGCTCGACCCTGGTCAGCGCTGCGATCCTGCCGCAAACCGCCAGTGCCGCGATGCGTAACGCCCTGTATCAACGCTTCGGCGTGTTCGCGCTGTTCGTCACCGATGGCCTGCGCGGACGCAGCCAGCGCGACAGCTTTGAAAGCCGTAACGTCGGCTTCATCGCCGAAGCCGTGGGCCTGGAAGGGCTGCGCAGCGTGACCGTGTTCGAGGACCCGCACATGCGCCGGCGCAACGGCCGCCTCAGTCGGCTGAACAGCGAATTCATGGGCATCACTACCCGATTCAACGCCTTGCACCAGTTGCTTGAGCGCTTGCGCGACACTGGCGCAGACCAAGTGCTGGCGGCGATCAAGCCGGGGTTGCAGGACCTGGCGGAATTGCTCGACGGCTTTTCCGGACGGGCCCTGACCCATGCCGACGCGGCGCGCCTGGCCAGTCAACTGGCGGCTTACAAGGACGGCCTGCCAGCACGGGTGCGCAGCCTGCGCGCGGCTTTCGAACACAGCGCGCCGAGCGACGCCGATCAGCTGGATTTCCACACCGCCTACGAGCTGCTCTATCGCTTCGTCGATGAGCTGCACAGTTATGCTCAGACCCACGCTTCGCTCGCCGAACACCGCCATGAACGGGAGCAGTGGGACGAACCTTTCACACCGAAAACCAACTGGCTGGCAGCGGCGGCGTCGGGTATTCGCGCCTCGTTCATTCTGCTGGTGCTGGGCAGCTATTGGGTCGCGACTGCGTGGCCGAGTGGCGCCACCATGACTCTGATCGCGGCGGCGACGGTCGGCTTGTCTGCGGCGACGCCCAATCCGAAACGCATGGCGTTCCAGATGGCCTGCGGCACATTTCTCGGTGCACTGATCGGCTTCGTCGAGATGTTTTTTATCTTCCCGTGGATCGACGGTTTCCCGCTGCTGTGCGTGATGCTGGCGCCGGTGATCGTGCTCGGCGCCTTCCTGACCTCACGCCCGCACTACGTCGGCGTTGGCCTGGGTTTGTTGATTTTCTTCAGCACCGGTTCGGTGCCGGACAACCTGACGATTTATAACCCTTACACCTTCATCAACGATTACATCGCCATGGTCATTGGCATGCTGGTCTGCGCGGCCGCCGGCGCGATCATTCTGCCGCCCAACAGTCGCTGGCTCTGGCGCCGACTGGAGCAGGACCTGCGCGGCCAGGTGGTCTATGCCATCAGCGGCAAGCTCAAGGGCCTGGCGACGAGTTTCGAAAGCAGCACTCGCGACCTGTTGCACCAGGCCTATGGCCTGGCGGTGGGTCAGCCGCAGGTGCAGCGCAATCTGCTGCGCTGGATGTTCGTGGTGCTGCAGGTCGGTCACGCGATCATCGAGTTGCGCAAGGAGCAGGCGATTCTCCCGGTGCACCCGGCCTACGCCGAGTCGCAGCCGTGGCGCCAGGCAATCCGGGTCATGGGCCGCTCGCTGGTGCGCCTGTTCCTGCAGCCGGGGCAGAGCAATCTAGAGCGCGCGCTGATTGCCGTCGACCATGCCATCAGCCGCGTCCAGGCCACCGACGAGCCCTTCGCCCCGCACTTCGACACCTCGGCCCTGCGCCGGGTGAAGAGTTACCTGCATTTCATTCGCACTTCGTTGCTCGACCCGCAATCGCCGCTGGCGGCGCTGACCGCCCCGCAAGGACCTGACCATGCCTCGTGA
- a CDS encoding DUF1656 domain-containing protein — protein sequence MPREIAFHGVYMPTMTLMFFIAAALAWALDRFLSGYDLYRFFWHPALLRLSLFICLFGALALTVYQ from the coding sequence ATGCCTCGTGAAATCGCCTTCCACGGCGTGTACATGCCGACCATGACCCTGATGTTTTTCATCGCCGCCGCCTTGGCCTGGGCGCTGGACCGGTTTCTTTCCGGGTACGACCTCTACCGTTTTTTCTGGCATCCGGCGTTGTTGCGCCTGAGCCTGTTCATTTGCCTGTTCGGCGCCCTGGCGCTGACGGTTTATCAGTGA
- a CDS encoding LysR family transcriptional regulator, which produces MVSLDRFDTFKAVVEAGSLTAAADLLGQTRAVVSFNLKRLEAELGVTLLTRSTRQLALTDAGERFYQRCVRTLDEARLAIEDARSEHSQLKGTLRITTTLEFALAQVVAALQVFREQHPQLNIHLSTSSTHADLISERFDVALRLGRMYDSNLRAVQLSTFDIHAVAAPALLAQHPPVQTLEQLQALPALGHGRVPELTVEDPEGTEHVYQPQPGKTTIIADNSATLRAFALSGQGVAILPEWLVADDLKSGTLQRLLPGYRFARQGVYALYPDTRHLPLKVRAFIDFMKEWN; this is translated from the coding sequence ATGGTCAGCCTGGACCGATTCGATACCTTTAAAGCCGTGGTCGAGGCTGGTTCGCTGACCGCAGCGGCCGACCTGCTGGGGCAAACCCGGGCGGTGGTCAGCTTCAACCTCAAGCGCCTGGAGGCCGAGCTGGGCGTCACCCTGTTGACCCGCAGCACCCGCCAACTGGCCCTGACCGATGCCGGCGAGCGGTTTTACCAGCGCTGCGTGCGCACCCTCGACGAAGCGCGCCTGGCTATCGAGGATGCTCGCTCGGAGCACAGCCAGCTCAAGGGCACGCTACGCATCACCACCACCCTGGAATTTGCCCTGGCCCAGGTGGTGGCGGCCTTGCAGGTGTTCCGCGAGCAACACCCGCAATTGAACATCCATCTGTCGACTTCATCGACCCACGCGGACCTGATCTCCGAGCGCTTCGACGTCGCCCTGCGGCTGGGGCGCATGTACGACTCCAACCTGCGCGCCGTGCAGTTGTCGACGTTCGACATTCATGCGGTCGCGGCACCGGCGCTGCTGGCGCAACACCCGCCGGTGCAGACCCTGGAGCAGTTGCAGGCACTGCCGGCGCTGGGCCACGGGCGGGTGCCGGAGTTGACGGTGGAGGACCCGGAAGGCACGGAACACGTCTATCAGCCACAACCCGGCAAGACCACAATCATCGCCGACAACTCGGCCACGCTGCGGGCCTTCGCGTTGTCTGGTCAGGGCGTGGCGATCCTCCCGGAATGGCTGGTGGCCGATGACCTGAAGAGCGGCACCTTGCAACGCCTGCTGCCCGGTTACCGCTTCGCCCGGCAAGGTGTCTATGCCTTGTACCCGGACACCCGCCACCTACCGTTGAAGGTACGGGCGTTTATTGATTTCATGAAAGAGTGGAATTGA
- a CDS encoding efflux transporter outer membrane subunit codes for MPRRINRELKALSILALSLAISGCIGTGGIAPQGKALDVNTLATDEAIQSAAQDAHWPVAQWWRAYGDRQLDAWVELAVQGSPSLAMAAARVRQAKAMAGVVESAESLQINADTTLKRHNWPTDQFYGPGDLANSTTWDNNAALGFSYALDLWGRESNASERAVDLAHMSAAEARMAQLELQNNVVRAYIQLSLHYAQRDIVAATLAQQQQILDLAQKRLDGGIGTHFEVSQAQTPLPETHRQLDALDEEIALSRNQLAALAGKGPGEGARLQRPTLALGAALKLPSSLPAQLLGQRPDVVASRWQVAAEARGIDVAHAGFYPNVDLIGSLGYMATGGGALEFLTGKKLNYSVGPAISLPIFDGGRLRSELGSASAGYDLAVARYNQTLINALKGISDQLIRRESMDKQQDFAAESVAAAQKTYDIAMIAYQRGLTDYLNVLNAQTLLFKQQQVQQQVQAARLSAHAELVTALGGGLGAGDDVPADSKIQAPKPPAILSALDH; via the coding sequence GTGCCGCGTCGCATCAACAGAGAGCTCAAGGCTCTCAGTATTTTGGCTTTATCCCTGGCAATCAGCGGCTGCATCGGAACCGGAGGTATTGCCCCACAGGGCAAGGCACTCGATGTCAATACATTGGCCACGGACGAGGCCATCCAGAGCGCTGCACAGGACGCTCATTGGCCCGTCGCACAATGGTGGCGCGCCTATGGCGATCGCCAACTGGACGCCTGGGTCGAACTCGCCGTGCAGGGCAGTCCAAGCCTGGCCATGGCAGCGGCGCGGGTGCGGCAGGCCAAGGCCATGGCGGGCGTGGTGGAATCGGCGGAGTCATTGCAGATCAATGCCGATACCACCCTCAAGCGCCACAACTGGCCCACCGATCAGTTCTACGGCCCTGGCGACCTGGCCAACTCCACCACCTGGGACAACAACGCGGCGCTGGGTTTCAGCTATGCCCTCGACCTCTGGGGCCGCGAAAGCAATGCCAGCGAACGTGCCGTCGACCTGGCGCACATGAGCGCCGCCGAAGCGCGCATGGCCCAGCTGGAATTGCAGAACAATGTGGTGCGTGCCTACATCCAACTGTCGTTGCATTACGCCCAGCGCGATATCGTCGCCGCCACTCTGGCCCAGCAACAACAGATTCTCGACCTCGCGCAAAAGCGCCTGGACGGTGGCATCGGCACCCATTTCGAGGTCAGCCAGGCGCAGACGCCGTTGCCCGAAACCCATCGCCAACTGGACGCGCTGGACGAGGAAATCGCCCTCAGTCGCAACCAGCTCGCGGCCCTGGCTGGCAAAGGTCCGGGCGAGGGCGCGCGGCTGCAACGTCCGACCCTGGCCTTGGGTGCCGCACTGAAGTTGCCCTCGAGCCTGCCGGCGCAATTGCTTGGGCAGCGTCCGGACGTGGTTGCCAGTCGCTGGCAGGTGGCTGCCGAGGCACGCGGAATCGACGTCGCCCACGCCGGCTTCTACCCCAATGTCGATCTGATTGGCAGTCTGGGTTACATGGCCACCGGTGGTGGTGCGCTGGAGTTCCTGACCGGGAAAAAGCTCAATTACAGCGTCGGCCCGGCAATCTCCCTGCCGATCTTCGACGGCGGGCGTCTGCGCTCGGAACTGGGTTCGGCCTCGGCCGGTTACGACCTGGCGGTGGCCAGGTACAACCAAACCCTGATCAATGCACTCAAGGGCATTTCCGATCAGTTGATCCGTCGCGAGTCGATGGACAAGCAGCAGGACTTCGCCGCCGAGTCGGTGGCCGCGGCGCAGAAAACCTATGACATCGCGATGATCGCCTACCAGCGTGGCCTGACTGATTACCTCAATGTGCTGAACGCGCAAACCCTGCTGTTCAAACAGCAGCAGGTGCAACAGCAGGTCCAGGCGGCACGCTTGAGTGCCCACGCCGAACTGGTCACCGCCCTTGGCGGCGGTCTCGGCGCGGGCGACGACGTGCCGGCCGACAGCAAAATCCAGGCACCGAAACCCCCGGCCATTCTCTCCGCCCTCGATCATTGA
- a CDS encoding 2-hydroxyacid dehydrogenase, translated as MKKTVLAFSRVSPAMVEYLQQDFEVIVPNPKQGDINAQFNEALPHAHGLIGVGRKLGRAQLENASRLEVVSSVSVGYDNYDLAYFNERGIMLTNTPDVLTESTADLAFALLMSSARRVAELDAWTKAGQWQASVGAPLFGCDVHGKTLGIVGMGNIGAAIARRGRLGFNMPILYSGNSRKTALEQELGAQFRTLDQLLAEADFVCLVVPLSEKTRHLISHRELALMKPEAILVNISRGPVVDEPALIEALQNKRIRGAGLDVYEKEPLAESPLFQLQNAVTLPHIGSATHETRDAMSNRALANLRSALLGERPQDLVNPQVWKG; from the coding sequence ATGAAAAAGACTGTACTTGCTTTCAGCCGTGTCTCGCCTGCCATGGTCGAGTACCTGCAACAGGATTTCGAGGTGATCGTGCCCAATCCCAAGCAGGGCGATATCAATGCACAGTTCAATGAAGCCCTGCCCCATGCCCATGGCTTGATCGGTGTCGGGCGCAAGCTGGGCCGGGCACAACTGGAAAACGCCAGCCGCCTGGAAGTGGTGTCCAGCGTCTCGGTGGGTTACGACAACTATGACCTGGCCTACTTTAACGAACGCGGGATTATGCTCACCAACACCCCGGATGTGCTGACTGAAAGCACCGCCGACCTGGCCTTTGCGTTGCTGATGAGCAGCGCCCGCCGCGTCGCCGAACTGGACGCCTGGACCAAGGCCGGCCAGTGGCAAGCCAGCGTCGGCGCGCCGTTGTTTGGCTGTGACGTGCACGGCAAGACCCTGGGCATCGTCGGCATGGGCAACATCGGTGCGGCCATCGCTCGTCGCGGCCGCCTGGGCTTCAACATGCCGATCCTGTACAGCGGTAACAGTCGCAAGACGGCGCTTGAGCAAGAATTGGGCGCGCAGTTCCGTACGCTCGACCAATTGCTGGCCGAAGCCGACTTCGTCTGCCTGGTGGTACCGCTGAGCGAGAAAACCCGGCACCTGATCAGCCACCGCGAACTGGCGCTGATGAAGCCTGAGGCGATCCTGGTGAACATTTCTCGTGGACCGGTGGTGGATGAACCGGCGTTGATCGAAGCGTTGCAGAACAAGCGGATTCGCGGCGCCGGGCTGGATGTCTATGAAAAGGAACCGCTGGCCGAGTCGCCGCTGTTCCAATTGCAGAATGCAGTGACCTTGCCGCACATCGGCTCCGCCACCCACGAAACCCGCGATGCCATGTCCAATCGCGCCCTGGCCAACCTGCGCAGCGCCCTGTTGGGTGAGCGGCCGCAGGATCTGGTCAACCCGCAGGTGTGGAAAGGCTGA
- a CDS encoding IS30 family transposase, which yields MAYRWKVALVYLLGFALDLLNMFVANIAYPDIAHQLGASVSQLAWIGNAYMLGLTLVIPLSVWLAAKVGERCLILASLLAFGCASLLVAQAASIEALIGWRLLQGLSGGLLIPIGQALAFRQFPAQQRAQLTTWVMSVALLVPALSPALGGLIVQALSWRWVFYLNLPFVLLALLLAALWLKTDNAVVERTTRPLLDLQLLRNPALRLAMWVYLLIPGVFIGTSLIAVLYLNQRGWGVAQIGALMANSTGRCNTLIEVFMGRPAGWMQKLTGRGAMRSPGAPSLRNEIERLFWVQIATGITSEKAAQAVGVSTAVGTRWFRHRGGMPLFMSNHISGRYLSFAEREEIGLLRAQSVGVREIARRLGRSPSTISRELTRNAATRCGRLEYRASVAQWKAELVAKRPKPAKLVTNPRLHQYVRDRLEGKVQDADGCEIAGPRQAPFKGRNKPHRSDRKWVIGWSPEQITNRLQIDFPDDESMRISHEAIYQALYIQGRGALKRELVSCLRTGRALRVPRARAQAKAWAHVSEDVMISSRPAEVEDRAVPGHWEGDLIIGLNRSAIGTLVERSTRFTMLVHLPREKGYGLIPRTKNGPALAGYGAVSMANALKKTVTDLPIELWRSLTWDRGKELSDHARFTIESGVKVFFADPHSPWQRGTNENTNGLLRQYFPKGTDLSRWSAQEIQAVAHVLNTRPRKTLGWKTPAEALNEYLKSVQQSSVATTG from the coding sequence ATGGCCTATCGCTGGAAAGTCGCGCTGGTGTACCTGCTGGGGTTCGCCCTGGACCTGCTGAACATGTTTGTCGCGAACATCGCCTACCCCGACATTGCCCATCAGTTGGGAGCCTCGGTGAGCCAACTGGCATGGATCGGCAACGCTTACATGCTCGGCCTGACCCTGGTCATTCCCCTGAGCGTGTGGCTGGCGGCCAAGGTTGGCGAGCGCTGCCTGATCCTGGCTTCACTGCTGGCGTTCGGTTGCGCTTCGCTGCTGGTCGCACAAGCCGCGTCGATTGAAGCCTTGATCGGCTGGCGACTGCTGCAAGGGCTCAGCGGCGGCCTGCTGATCCCCATCGGCCAGGCCCTGGCGTTCCGCCAATTCCCGGCGCAGCAGCGCGCTCAACTGACGACTTGGGTGATGTCGGTCGCGTTGTTGGTCCCGGCATTGTCACCGGCGTTGGGCGGGCTGATCGTACAAGCGCTGTCGTGGCGCTGGGTGTTTTACCTGAATCTGCCGTTTGTCCTGCTGGCCCTGCTGCTGGCGGCGCTTTGGTTGAAGACCGATAACGCGGTCGTCGAGCGTACGACACGCCCCTTGCTCGACCTGCAATTACTGCGCAATCCGGCATTGCGCCTGGCCATGTGGGTCTACCTGCTGATTCCCGGGGTGTTCATCGGCACCAGCCTGATCGCCGTGCTGTACCTGAATCAGCGCGGCTGGGGGGTCGCGCAGATCGGCGCACTGATGGCGAATTCAACCGGTCGTTGCAACACCTTGATCGAGGTGTTTATGGGACGACCTGCAGGATGGATGCAAAAATTGACGGGCCGGGGAGCGATGCGTTCTCCAGGCGCACCGTCACTTCGTAATGAGATAGAGCGGCTGTTTTGGGTGCAGATCGCGACCGGCATCACAAGTGAAAAGGCAGCACAGGCCGTTGGCGTATCAACAGCGGTAGGCACACGCTGGTTCCGTCATCGGGGCGGGATGCCATTATTCATGTCGAACCACATATCAGGACGGTACTTGTCGTTCGCAGAGCGAGAAGAGATTGGGCTGCTTCGGGCGCAAAGTGTCGGCGTTCGTGAGATTGCCCGTCGCCTTGGACGAAGCCCATCGACAATTTCACGAGAGCTGACACGTAATGCTGCAACTCGTTGCGGTCGGCTTGAGTATCGAGCTTCAGTCGCGCAATGGAAGGCAGAACTGGTGGCCAAGAGGCCAAAGCCAGCGAAACTGGTCACTAACCCGCGACTGCATCAATACGTACGAGACCGTCTTGAGGGTAAGGTTCAAGACGCCGATGGTTGTGAGATTGCTGGGCCTCGACAAGCGCCCTTCAAAGGCCGAAACAAACCACATCGCAGTGACCGTAAATGGGTCATTGGCTGGTCGCCCGAACAGATTACCAACCGGCTCCAGATCGACTTTCCGGACGATGAATCCATGCGTATCTCTCACGAAGCCATATATCAGGCCCTTTATATTCAAGGGCGAGGCGCTCTCAAGCGCGAACTGGTGAGCTGCCTACGCACGGGACGCGCATTGCGCGTGCCGAGAGCCAGAGCGCAGGCCAAAGCGTGGGCACACGTCAGCGAGGATGTCATGATCTCCAGTCGCCCTGCTGAGGTAGAAGATCGGGCTGTACCCGGGCATTGGGAGGGCGACCTGATCATCGGTCTGAACCGTTCTGCGATTGGAACTCTGGTCGAGCGCTCAACTCGATTTACCATGCTCGTCCATCTGCCCCGCGAGAAAGGTTATGGGCTAATTCCCCGCACGAAGAACGGCCCGGCGCTGGCTGGCTATGGGGCTGTTAGTATGGCCAATGCATTGAAGAAGACGGTGACTGATCTTCCCATCGAGCTGTGGCGATCTTTGACCTGGGATCGTGGAAAGGAGCTGTCGGATCACGCTCGATTTACCATCGAGTCCGGAGTAAAGGTTTTCTTTGCTGATCCACATAGTCCATGGCAGCGCGGCACAAACGAAAATACGAACGGCCTTCTACGGCAATACTTCCCGAAAGGCACTGACCTCTCTCGTTGGAGTGCTCAAGAAATACAGGCGGTAGCTCACGTACTTAACACTAGACCTCGAAAAACACTCGGCTGGAAAACACCTGCCGAAGCACTGAATGAGTATCTAAAGTCTGTACAACAATCCAGTGTTGCGACGACCGGTTGA